One Lacunisphaera limnophila DNA window includes the following coding sequences:
- a CDS encoding DUF2937 family protein, protein MKPARGFLHIFDSLTDRILCVAGAVLFAQGPEFMQQYLQRLGGHLDEARRQLAVFQKTAGQAGLSLDQFIRQTGTNADPAVARLGGVMTDAADRVTSLQAAHDALLHSALWERPIIFLRHLDVGIARATGSVYQPAVPTTVEGLIYALVGMLCFLALYHFGLKNLLRVFRRPAGPRPAAA, encoded by the coding sequence ATGAAGCCCGCCCGGGGATTTCTCCATATCTTCGACAGCCTCACCGATCGCATCCTGTGCGTCGCCGGTGCCGTGCTCTTCGCCCAAGGACCCGAGTTCATGCAACAGTACCTGCAACGGCTCGGCGGCCATCTCGACGAGGCCCGGCGCCAACTGGCCGTTTTCCAAAAGACCGCCGGGCAGGCCGGCCTTTCGCTCGACCAGTTCATTCGGCAAACCGGCACCAACGCCGATCCCGCTGTCGCCCGCCTCGGTGGGGTCATGACCGACGCCGCGGATCGCGTCACCTCACTCCAGGCCGCGCACGATGCGCTTCTGCACAGCGCGCTTTGGGAGCGCCCGATCATTTTCCTGCGTCACCTCGATGTCGGCATCGCCCGGGCCACGGGATCCGTTTATCAGCCCGCCGTGCCCACCACGGTCGAAGGCCTGATCTACGCCCTTGTGGGTATGCTCTGCTTCCTCGCCCTCTATCACTTCGGGCTCAAAAACCTCCTGCGGGTCTTCCGCCGGCCGGCCGGCCCAAGGCCAGCGGCGGCCTGA
- the dnaJ gene encoding molecular chaperone DnaJ, with product MAAGKKQDYYELLGVAKGATEEELKKAYRKKAVQFHPDKNPGNKEAEEMFKKVSEAYEVLKDADKRAAYDRYGHAAFEQAGAGPRGGGFGGGGGGGFHDPFDIFREVFGQGGGGQGGGIFDQFFGGEGNGGGSGRGSDLRYDLEISLEEAARGVEKEISFRKLGACGHCSGTGAEPGSKKTTCPTCRGAGQVTTSRGFFHVRQVCPSCHGAGSRFEKACAKCSGEGRVNESAKINVRIPAGVDTGSKLRSSGNGEAGVMGGSAGDLYIVVHVKEHEVFERQGDDLFCEMPIKFTLATLGGTIQVPTMEGKATLKIPAGTQSGTTFRLRGRGMPRLRGGSQGDQLIRVQVEVPTALTAEQKKKLEEFAQVCGDADEPVSKNFFEKAKKFF from the coding sequence ATGGCTGCGGGCAAAAAACAGGACTACTACGAACTGCTCGGCGTGGCGAAGGGCGCCACCGAGGAGGAATTGAAGAAGGCGTACCGCAAGAAGGCGGTGCAGTTTCACCCGGACAAGAATCCCGGCAACAAGGAGGCGGAGGAGATGTTCAAGAAAGTCTCCGAGGCCTACGAGGTGCTGAAGGATGCGGACAAGCGCGCGGCGTATGACCGGTACGGCCATGCGGCCTTTGAGCAGGCCGGGGCAGGTCCGCGCGGCGGCGGCTTCGGCGGTGGTGGTGGCGGCGGCTTCCACGACCCGTTTGATATTTTCCGCGAGGTGTTCGGCCAGGGTGGTGGCGGCCAGGGCGGCGGGATCTTCGACCAGTTCTTCGGCGGCGAGGGCAACGGCGGCGGCTCCGGTCGCGGCTCCGACCTGCGCTACGATCTCGAAATCTCGCTGGAGGAAGCCGCGCGCGGGGTGGAGAAGGAGATTTCCTTCCGGAAACTTGGCGCGTGCGGACACTGCAGTGGCACGGGCGCCGAGCCGGGCTCGAAGAAGACCACCTGTCCGACCTGCCGCGGCGCCGGCCAGGTCACGACTTCGCGTGGATTCTTTCACGTGCGACAGGTTTGCCCGAGCTGTCACGGTGCGGGCTCACGCTTCGAAAAGGCGTGCGCGAAGTGTTCCGGCGAGGGCCGGGTCAACGAGTCGGCCAAGATCAACGTGCGCATCCCGGCGGGCGTGGACACGGGTTCCAAGCTGCGTTCCTCGGGCAATGGCGAGGCGGGTGTGATGGGCGGCTCGGCCGGGGATCTTTACATCGTGGTCCACGTGAAGGAGCACGAGGTGTTCGAGCGGCAGGGCGACGACCTGTTCTGCGAGATGCCGATCAAGTTTACCCTCGCGACGCTCGGTGGCACCATCCAGGTGCCGACGATGGAGGGCAAGGCGACGCTGAAGATTCCCGCCGGCACGCAGTCGGGCACGACTTTCCGGCTGCGGGGCCGCGGCATGCCGCGGTTGCGCGGTGGCAGCCAAGGGGACCAGCTCATCCGGGTGCAGGTGGAGGTGCCGACCGCGCTGACCGCCGAGCAGAAGAAGAAACTCGAGGAGTTTGCCCAGGTGTGTGGTGACGCCGACGAGCCGGTCTCGAAGAACTTTTTCGAGAAGGCGAAGAAGTTCTTCTGA
- a CDS encoding type I phosphomannose isomerase catalytic subunit, with protein sequence MTTFLRFKPIYQERVWGGRGLESFLGRKLPGTTPIGESWELVDRPEAQSIGVEGPWAGKTLRELMATRGAELMGPDWPADRPFPILVKWLDCRERLSLQVHPPARIAPQLGGEPKTENWYVAQAEPGAAVLAGLKPGVDATAFRAALQDNTAESLVHRLPTVAGDSLLIHSGVMHAIDGGNMILEIQQNSDTTYRVYDWGRMGLDGKPRAMHVEQSMASLEANTAPAPALVRSAAQTVVLAECREFRITRHRLAAGASLSFKAGEQARILSVVGGQLTIGDSVLTLGDNGLLAYASDYRVTATADSLILVTDGFSSLEIQKP encoded by the coding sequence ATGACGACATTTCTTCGTTTCAAGCCCATTTATCAGGAACGTGTCTGGGGAGGCCGTGGCCTGGAGTCCTTTCTCGGCCGGAAACTTCCTGGCACCACCCCGATCGGGGAAAGCTGGGAACTGGTCGACCGGCCGGAGGCACAATCTATCGGTGTGGAGGGGCCGTGGGCGGGGAAAACGTTGCGCGAGCTTATGGCCACGCGTGGGGCCGAATTGATGGGGCCGGACTGGCCCGCGGACCGGCCGTTTCCCATTTTGGTGAAGTGGCTGGATTGCCGCGAGCGGCTGAGCCTGCAGGTGCATCCGCCGGCGCGCATCGCCCCGCAGCTTGGGGGCGAGCCCAAGACGGAGAACTGGTACGTCGCCCAGGCCGAACCCGGGGCGGCGGTGCTCGCGGGCCTGAAGCCCGGGGTCGACGCCACGGCCTTTCGCGCGGCGTTGCAGGACAACACGGCGGAATCGCTGGTGCACCGGCTGCCGACCGTGGCCGGCGATTCGTTGCTGATCCATAGCGGCGTGATGCATGCCATCGACGGCGGGAACATGATTCTCGAGATCCAGCAGAACTCTGACACGACGTACCGGGTGTACGACTGGGGGCGCATGGGGCTCGACGGCAAGCCCCGGGCGATGCACGTGGAGCAGTCCATGGCCTCGCTCGAGGCGAACACGGCCCCGGCGCCGGCCTTGGTGCGGTCCGCCGCCCAGACGGTGGTGCTGGCTGAGTGCCGGGAGTTTCGCATCACGCGGCATCGGCTGGCGGCCGGGGCGAGCCTGAGCTTCAAGGCGGGGGAGCAGGCGCGGATACTTTCGGTGGTGGGTGGCCAGCTCACCATCGGAGATTCTGTCCTGACCTTGGGGGACAACGGGTTGCTAGCGTATGCCTCGGATTATCGCGTCACGGCGACGGCGGATTCCCTGATATTGGTCACCGACGGATTCAGCTCGCTTGAAATCCAGAAACCATGA
- a CDS encoding 50S ribosomal protein L11 methyltransferase produces MAVFEFKLEVTLGAVPAIEELLGEQEEQHLMVLEDKPSGRAWLTGYFDAHEAALAGWKGFAELLDLEWLVTEPVIQELADKDWKESYKEHFKAWKFDRLHWVPVWEKAAFRLPAGDAVLWLDPGMAFGTGNHETTRLVVERLVKLAAEKGTAGRVIDAGCGSGILALSAVKLGYGLVAAFDNDPLAVDVSRENAALNGLDGRVDFFVGDLVSGLAGRPAELLLANIQADVLIKFAPELLAAVAPGGVLVLSGILASESMQVREAFGALAPAWGADARLMGEWSDLVLRRP; encoded by the coding sequence ATGGCCGTATTCGAATTCAAACTGGAGGTGACCCTGGGTGCCGTGCCGGCGATCGAGGAATTGCTGGGGGAGCAGGAAGAACAGCATCTCATGGTGCTGGAGGACAAACCCTCGGGGCGGGCCTGGTTGACCGGGTATTTTGACGCGCATGAGGCCGCCTTGGCAGGCTGGAAGGGTTTTGCCGAGTTGCTTGACCTGGAATGGCTGGTCACGGAGCCGGTGATCCAGGAATTGGCCGACAAGGACTGGAAAGAGAGCTACAAGGAGCATTTCAAGGCCTGGAAATTCGACCGGTTGCACTGGGTGCCGGTCTGGGAAAAGGCCGCGTTTCGCCTACCGGCCGGAGACGCCGTGCTCTGGCTGGATCCTGGGATGGCCTTTGGTACGGGTAATCATGAGACGACCCGGCTGGTGGTGGAGCGCCTGGTCAAGTTGGCGGCGGAGAAAGGCACCGCAGGCCGGGTCATTGATGCCGGCTGCGGCTCGGGTATCCTCGCGCTTTCGGCCGTCAAGCTGGGTTACGGGCTCGTGGCGGCCTTTGACAATGATCCCCTGGCCGTGGACGTCAGCCGGGAGAATGCGGCCTTAAATGGCCTGGATGGCCGTGTAGACTTCTTTGTGGGTGATCTGGTCAGCGGACTGGCTGGCCGGCCGGCCGAGCTGCTTCTGGCCAACATCCAGGCGGATGTGTTGATCAAATTTGCCCCGGAATTGCTTGCGGCGGTGGCTCCGGGCGGGGTGCTGGTGCTGAGCGGGATCCTGGCATCGGAATCGATGCAGGTGCGCGAGGCTTTTGGAGCGTTGGCCCCGGCGTGGGGGGCGGACGCGCGCCTAATGGGGGAATGGAGCGACCTCGTGTTGCGCCGGCCCTAG
- a CDS encoding nucleotide exchange factor GrpE, giving the protein MSETSQTESTDTNLPPNPAAAAPAPAEPTPSPALDEQLASAKKEAVANYDRYMRAVADLENFRKRTARDKDELRQFATAGVVEDIIPILDNLSLGLAAAKQQTDVKPIVEGLGLVLEQFKSTLGRHGLKEVNPLGQAFDHNLHECISHQPSPEVAAEQVSLVVRLGYTLNGRLLRPASVVVSSGPAQTEEAKS; this is encoded by the coding sequence ATGAGCGAGACCAGCCAGACCGAATCCACCGACACGAATCTACCGCCGAACCCGGCGGCGGCGGCCCCTGCACCGGCCGAGCCGACGCCCAGCCCGGCGCTGGACGAGCAACTGGCGTCCGCGAAGAAGGAAGCCGTGGCCAACTACGACCGCTACATGCGGGCCGTGGCCGATCTGGAAAACTTCCGCAAGCGCACGGCGCGCGACAAGGATGAGCTCCGCCAGTTTGCCACGGCGGGAGTGGTCGAAGACATCATTCCGATCCTCGATAATCTCAGCCTCGGGCTCGCGGCCGCCAAGCAGCAGACCGACGTGAAGCCCATCGTCGAAGGCCTCGGCCTCGTCTTGGAACAGTTCAAGAGCACGCTGGGTCGTCACGGGCTCAAGGAGGTCAATCCCCTCGGGCAGGCCTTCGATCATAACTTGCATGAGTGCATCTCGCACCAGCCCAGCCCTGAGGTGGCGGCGGAGCAAGTGAGCCTAGTCGTGCGCCTGGGCTACACCCTCAACGGGCGGTTGCTGCGGCCGGCGTCCGTGGTCGTGTCGAGCGGCCCGGCCCAGACCGAGGAGGCGAAGAGCTGA
- the purN gene encoding phosphoribosylglycinamide formyltransferase: protein MRVVILGSGRGSNAEAILQAQAAGRLGRAQVVRILSDQPGAGILALGARFGVPAQFVDPAPFKTKLEGEGEGRFIAAVREAAPDLVVLAGFMRVLKPGFLGAFAGKIINLHPSLLPAFPGLDGIGQAFRAGVKETGCTVHEVTLAVDAGRIIEQARVPLLPDDTVESLAARVHAAEHRLLPAVIARLSGVEN, encoded by the coding sequence ATGCGAGTAGTGATCCTAGGTTCCGGACGGGGCAGCAATGCCGAGGCCATCCTGCAGGCGCAGGCAGCCGGTCGGTTGGGGCGCGCGCAGGTGGTCCGGATCCTGTCCGACCAGCCCGGAGCGGGCATTCTCGCGCTGGGGGCCAGGTTTGGGGTGCCCGCGCAGTTTGTGGATCCGGCACCCTTCAAGACCAAGCTCGAGGGGGAAGGTGAAGGGCGCTTCATTGCGGCGGTGAGGGAGGCGGCACCCGACCTGGTGGTGCTGGCGGGGTTTATGCGCGTGCTGAAGCCGGGTTTCCTTGGGGCCTTTGCGGGTAAAATCATCAATCTCCACCCGAGTCTCCTGCCGGCGTTCCCGGGGCTGGATGGAATCGGTCAGGCGTTTCGGGCGGGGGTGAAGGAAACCGGCTGCACGGTGCATGAAGTCACCCTGGCGGTGGACGCCGGGCGCATCATCGAGCAGGCGCGGGTGCCGCTTTTGCCGGACGACACCGTGGAGTCGCTCGCGGCCAGGGTCCATGCGGCGGAGCATCGCCTGCTCCCGGCGGTGATTGCCCGGCTCAGCGGGGTGGAGAACTAA